The Pectobacterium sp. A5351 genome contains the following window.
ATGGGCGGCGCGTCTATTTTCCGTTTGAAGCAGGACGACGCCAACGTCTCGGTCATCATCGAAACGCTGACCGAACACGCCACCCGTTACTGCATGGCGCAAAACTACCTGCCTGCGATTAAAGATGGCGACAAACGCGTACTGGTGGTCGATGGCGAACCCGTTCCTTACTGCCTGGCGCGTATCCCGAAAAGCGGTGAGACACGCGGTAATCTGGCCGCCGGTGGCCGTGGTGAAGCACGTCCGCTAACCGAAAGCGACTGGAAAATCGCCCGTGACGTCGCCCCAACGTTAAAAGCCAAAGGCCTGATTTTCGTCGGTCTGGACATCATCGGTGACCGTTTGACAGAAATTAACGTCACCAGCCCGACCTGCGTACGTGAAATCGAAGCGGCCTACCCGGATGTTTCCATCACCGGTATGTTGATGGACGCCATTGAAAAACGTCTGGCTGCACGTACTCGCTAATACCAGAGACACCTGACACACCACTCGGCCCGCGCAATACGGGCCGTTTCTCCAACGCTGACGGATATCGATAAAAATACACAATGAATTTACAGCATCACTTCCTCATTGCTATGCCAGCACTACAGGACTCTGTATTTAAACGTTCGGTGGTCTATATCTGCGAACATAATGAAGACGGAGCCATGGGGCTGATCATCAACAAACCGATGGATCAGTTTTCCGTGGAAAATGTGCTGAACAAGCTAAAAATAGATCCGACACCGCGCGATCCTGCCATTCGATTAGATAAACCCGTCTTCATGGGCGGCCCACTGGCGGACGATCGGGGTTTTATCCTGCATACGCCCTGCCCCGGCTTTGGCTCCAGCATCAGTATTTCTGAGGACACCATGATCACCACGTCAAAAGACGTGCTGGAAACGTTGGGGACGCCTAATCAGCCGAAAAATACGCTGGTCGCCTTAGGCTATTCCGCCTGGGAGAACGGCCAGTTGGAAGAAGAGCTGCTGGAGAACGCCTGGCTGACCACGCCGGCCGATAAAGACATTTTGTTCCATACGCCGATTGCCGAACGCTGGCGGGCAGCGGCCAGAAAATTGGGCATCGATATTCATAACATCTCCACTGAAGCAGGACATGCCTAATGACCAGCAGAACCATTCTTGCCTTTGATTTTGGGACAAAAAGTATCGGTGTCGCCATCGGTCAGGAGATTACTGGTACGGCGCGGCCGCTGACCTCATTCAAAGCGCAGGAAGGGATCCCAGACTGGCAAAAAGTGGAGAAGCTGTTGTCAGAATGGCAGCCCGATCTGGTCGTCGTTGGTTTACCGCTCAATATGGATGGCACCGAACAGCCGCTGACGGCACGGGCGCGAAAGTTCGCTAACCGACTGCATGGCCGTTTTGGCGTCGCGATTGAGTTACACGATGAACGCTTGAGTACCGTAGAAGCGCGCGCGGATCTCTTCGAACGTGGCGGCTTTAGAGCACTGGATAAAGGGAGCGTAGACGCGGCCTCTGCGGTGATTATTCTGGAAAGCTGGTTCGAGGCACAACACTAAAAAACGCGGGTTACGATGAACCACAAAGATGGCGTACTGGATAGCACGCCATAAAGTCATCCCGCGTTGGCAGAGAGCCCAGCAACACGGGAAAGCGCTAATTAAGCGTCTGGGAATTCACGGATGAAACGTTCAACATCATCAACCATCGATTCCGTCCCGACGAAGAACGGTGAGCGCTGGTGCAGTTTCTCCGGCGTGATATCCAGAATACGGTTTTTACCGTCGCTGGCCTTACCGCCCGCCTGCTCCGCCAGAAACGCCATCGGGTTGCATTCGTACAGCAAACGCAGTTTGCCTTTCGGGTAGCTCGCCGTGCTCGGATACAGGTAAATTCCGCCTTTCAGCAGATTGCGGTGGAAATCCGCCACCAGTGAGCCGATATAACGCGACGTATAAGGACGCTGCGTCTCTTCATCCTGCTCCTGACAGTATTTGATGTATTTCTTCACGCCGACAGGAAACTTGATGTAGTTCCCTTCGTTGATGGAATACATATTCCCTTTTTCCGGGAAGCAAACTTTTTCATGCGAGAGACAGAATACACCGAGCGACGGATCGTAGGTAAAGGCGTGAACGCCGTGACCCGTGGTGTACACCAGCATGGTGGAAGAACCGTAAACAATGTAGCCCGCCGCAACCTGCTGGCTACCCGGCTGTAAGAAGTCAGCTTCCGTGACTGAGGTTCCCAGCGGCGTAATACGGCGATAAATAGAGAAAATGGTACCGACAGAGACGTTCACATCGATATTCGACGAGCCATCCAGCGGATCCATCAGAACGACATACTTGGCATTTTCCGCCTTATCACCTTCAAAGATAACAATTTCATCTTCTTCTTCGGAGGCAATACCTGCCACTTCACCACGCGCTTTTAATGCCGCTTTCAGTTTCTCATTGGCATACAGATCGAGCTTCATCTGCACTTCGCCCTGAACATTAGAAATGCCGCTGGCACCCAGGATATCAACCAGACCCGCTTTATTGATATCACGGTGAATAATCTTGGCACCCAGTTTAATAGCAGACAGCAGCGCGGTAAGCTCACCTGTGGCGTGAGAGAAATCGTGCTGTTTTTCGACGATAAATTCGCCTAACGTTTTCATAACACTATTCCAGAATCTACGGATGAAAAGCGGTTTCATTTCTGCACCGCCAACGTTTGCGCATGCAGTGTAGCCCAAAGAGAAAGTGAGTACCTAGTCAAATCCATTTCTTATGGCGGATTCATAGCGTTAGAATGTGACGCAGACTCACTGTGAAGATGGAAAATGTATGCGTATTCATATTTTAGGTATCTGCGGCACCTTTATGGGTGGCCTTGCCCTGCTTGCTCGTTCACTGGGGCATGACGTCACGGGCTCAGATGCAAATGTTTATCCCCCCATGAGTACCTTACTTGAAGAACAGGGAATCACGCTGATTCAGGGCTACGATCAGGCACAGCTTAGCCCCGCGCCTGATTTGGTCATCATCGGTAATGCGATGACGCGCGGAAACCCGTGCGTCGAGGCCGTACTGGAACAGGGATTACCTTATGTTTCCGGTCCACAGTGGCTGCATGATTATGTGCTGCGCGATCGCTGGGTGATTGCCATTGCAGGAACGCATGGCAAAACCACCACGGCGGGGATGGTCACCTGGATTCTGGAA
Protein-coding sequences here:
- a CDS encoding YqgE/AlgH family protein — translated: MNLQHHFLIAMPALQDSVFKRSVVYICEHNEDGAMGLIINKPMDQFSVENVLNKLKIDPTPRDPAIRLDKPVFMGGPLADDRGFILHTPCPGFGSSISISEDTMITTSKDVLETLGTPNQPKNTLVALGYSAWENGQLEEELLENAWLTTPADKDILFHTPIAERWRAAARKLGIDIHNISTEAGHA
- the ruvX gene encoding Holliday junction resolvase RuvX, coding for MTSRTILAFDFGTKSIGVAIGQEITGTARPLTSFKAQEGIPDWQKVEKLLSEWQPDLVVVGLPLNMDGTEQPLTARARKFANRLHGRFGVAIELHDERLSTVEARADLFERGGFRALDKGSVDAASAVIILESWFEAQH
- the fbp gene encoding class 1 fructose-bisphosphatase gives rise to the protein MKTLGEFIVEKQHDFSHATGELTALLSAIKLGAKIIHRDINKAGLVDILGASGISNVQGEVQMKLDLYANEKLKAALKARGEVAGIASEEEDEIVIFEGDKAENAKYVVLMDPLDGSSNIDVNVSVGTIFSIYRRITPLGTSVTEADFLQPGSQQVAAGYIVYGSSTMLVYTTGHGVHAFTYDPSLGVFCLSHEKVCFPEKGNMYSINEGNYIKFPVGVKKYIKYCQEQDEETQRPYTSRYIGSLVADFHRNLLKGGIYLYPSTASYPKGKLRLLYECNPMAFLAEQAGGKASDGKNRILDITPEKLHQRSPFFVGTESMVDDVERFIREFPDA